In Archangium violaceum, the following are encoded in one genomic region:
- a CDS encoding class I SAM-dependent methyltransferase, which yields MKLYEELADWWPLVSPPSDYAEEAAEYIRLLRAAASGPLKEVLELGSGGGNNASHLKRELSLTLVEPSERMLQVSRALNPECVHLPGDMRTVRLGRVFDAVFVHDAVDYMITEADLRAALETVATHLRPGGVALVAPDATLESFEPGTILEGGDEPAAPDGRARSLRYIEWTLPLEPGATFVDVHYALLLRERDGSVRAEHDAHRNGVFPRATWLRLSDEVGLDARFEPRILGGEEYDTLLAVKRR from the coding sequence ATGAAACTCTACGAAGAGCTGGCCGATTGGTGGCCGCTGGTCTCTCCCCCGTCCGACTACGCCGAAGAGGCCGCCGAGTACATCCGGCTCCTGCGGGCCGCCGCGTCCGGGCCGCTGAAGGAGGTGCTCGAGCTGGGCAGTGGCGGCGGCAACAACGCCAGCCACCTCAAGCGCGAGCTCTCGCTCACCCTGGTCGAGCCCTCCGAGCGGATGCTCCAGGTGAGCCGCGCGCTCAACCCCGAGTGCGTGCATCTCCCCGGCGACATGCGGACCGTGCGCCTCGGCCGCGTGTTCGACGCCGTGTTCGTGCACGACGCGGTCGACTACATGATCACGGAGGCCGACCTGCGCGCCGCGCTGGAGACGGTGGCCACGCATCTGCGGCCCGGCGGGGTCGCATTGGTCGCACCGGATGCCACGCTGGAGTCCTTCGAGCCCGGCACGATCCTGGAGGGCGGAGACGAGCCGGCCGCTCCGGATGGGCGCGCCCGCTCGCTGCGCTACATCGAGTGGACGCTGCCGCTGGAGCCGGGCGCGACCTTCGTGGACGTCCACTACGCGCTGCTGCTGCGCGAGCGCGATGGGAGCGTCCGTGCCGAGCACGACGCGCACCGCAACGGCGTGTTTCCGCGGGCGACCTGGCTGCGGCTCTCCGATGAGGTGGGGCTCGACGCGCGTTTCGAGCCCCGGATACTCGGTGGCGAGGAGTACGACACCCTCCTCGCCGTCAAGCGCCGCTGA
- a CDS encoding mersacidin/lichenicidin family type 2 lantibiotic: protein MNPETIIRAWKDPEFRARLTSEQLHTLPENPSGRPMTELGEDDLEDVVGGGVPVITRPTVFTTRPPTLTILTTRGSAVDACPSALGCTTTLTIRQTTIAELG, encoded by the coding sequence ATGAACCCAGAGACCATCATCCGTGCGTGGAAGGATCCGGAGTTCCGCGCGCGCCTCACCTCGGAGCAACTCCACACACTCCCCGAGAACCCCTCCGGCAGACCGATGACCGAGCTCGGTGAGGACGACCTGGAGGACGTCGTGGGTGGCGGAGTGCCCGTCATCACCCGTCCCACTGTCTTCACGACCCGGCCCCCCACCTTGACCATTCTCACCACGAGGGGAAGCGCCGTCGACGCCTGCCCCAGCGCCCTCGGCTGCACCACGACCCTGACCATCCGGCAGACCACGATCGCCGAGCTCGGTTGA
- a CDS encoding carboxypeptidase-like regulatory domain-containing protein, whose amino-acid sequence MHQSIPRILEFVDTYEGEAPVHAEAITAGDGTFVLEGLSPGAFALWVLGEHGAVMRTGVPAGVDGVELRLEVGLTLEGIVLGEQTPLADARVTVIHAGHTRFFETRTGSDGRFRIGPLPASRYLLAVSAEGWMSGLFTAGVLNALAPQLELIRPRRLTGRVLSGGAPVPGVQVILESRFPTEGDVRPVRTDGEGRFRFEPLASGEYRLTAEQAGRFAFVQLVLEEDTPWPDEVVLQLGEAFFQEGTVREKEGHPVPGARVIMSHLETRGWARHTLTGPDGRYRLGPLQPGLHELRVEAERYRREIELEHALERGSGPLDFTLERAASVLGTVVDKDGQPLPNIELSMLYTGRSHGSALGHVVSDEAGRFAFDPALPGSYMLSCQDESMVSAHLFVQAPAEGLRWVLSRGGSVSGTLTDAQGIPLTQGQVVLWDLGETGGWEEREEVDEAGRFLIQGIRPGRYMLEARVPSASVERSTAHPVEVKEEEQVEVSLRLETGWTLSGVVVDGTGRPVEGATLQASPSSLPPWRQDEEYIQISSDDAPAAVRSGPDGRFTLRYLVEDAYDVSVSKEGHRPPGEATRVNAGTPEVRFVLERLGHIRGRLVDPTGAPITRFEVNGESRRDLGGAFAVPFTESGIQTLTLTASGMAPVRRPVPVTEGLDVDLGELRMGPGRRVRGRILDAETSEPVSASLRFTDATLESTKPTAGVWESVEVKEDGTFELPHVEARPLTLLVEDEGHWPRRLTLDARTEEVTVRLEAGARIEVRVSDARGGLVGADLDFERDEGGGRGIYAPEGTYVLTGLEPGNYTVRLRPLEEGTDPLFFRPRRVQVPASGRVSLSFEGEQGGATVRVRVKDEEDIRSVWIRPGGAPPITKDFDLERALSGGLTGSGEGESDEWWVLRHVPPGRATLLILADADGPPFHLEELEIPSEGTVTREVRPVWREGDGEED is encoded by the coding sequence ATGCATCAATCCATTCCGCGAATCCTGGAGTTCGTGGACACGTACGAGGGCGAGGCGCCCGTTCACGCGGAGGCCATCACGGCGGGGGATGGCACCTTCGTCCTGGAGGGACTGTCGCCGGGCGCCTTCGCGCTCTGGGTGCTGGGAGAGCACGGCGCGGTCATGCGCACCGGCGTGCCCGCGGGGGTGGACGGCGTGGAGCTGCGGCTCGAGGTGGGCCTCACGCTGGAGGGCATCGTCCTCGGCGAGCAGACGCCCCTGGCCGATGCACGGGTGACCGTGATCCACGCGGGACATACCCGGTTCTTCGAAACGCGCACCGGCTCCGATGGCCGCTTCCGCATCGGCCCCCTCCCGGCGTCTCGTTACCTGCTCGCCGTCAGCGCGGAGGGCTGGATGTCTGGACTCTTCACAGCGGGAGTGCTGAACGCGCTGGCGCCACAGCTGGAGCTCATCCGCCCGCGCCGCCTCACGGGTCGCGTGCTGTCCGGTGGAGCCCCCGTGCCGGGCGTCCAGGTGATCCTGGAGTCCCGGTTCCCGACAGAGGGCGACGTCAGGCCGGTGAGGACGGACGGGGAGGGCCGGTTCCGCTTCGAGCCCCTGGCCTCCGGCGAGTACAGACTCACCGCGGAGCAGGCGGGGCGCTTCGCCTTCGTGCAGTTGGTATTGGAGGAGGACACCCCCTGGCCCGACGAGGTCGTGCTCCAGCTGGGCGAGGCGTTCTTCCAGGAGGGCACGGTCCGCGAGAAGGAGGGACACCCGGTGCCCGGCGCTCGCGTGATCATGAGCCACCTGGAGACGCGCGGCTGGGCCCGCCACACCCTGACTGGCCCGGATGGGCGCTACCGGCTCGGACCCCTGCAACCCGGCCTCCACGAGCTTCGCGTCGAGGCGGAGCGGTACCGGCGGGAGATCGAACTGGAGCACGCGTTGGAGCGGGGCTCGGGGCCTCTGGACTTCACGCTCGAGCGGGCCGCCTCCGTGCTGGGGACGGTGGTCGACAAGGACGGGCAACCCCTTCCGAACATCGAGCTCTCCATGCTGTACACCGGGCGGAGTCATGGCAGCGCGCTGGGGCATGTCGTGTCCGACGAGGCCGGCCGCTTCGCGTTCGATCCCGCCCTCCCGGGTTCCTACATGCTCTCGTGCCAGGACGAGTCCATGGTGTCCGCGCACCTCTTCGTCCAGGCGCCCGCCGAGGGCCTCCGGTGGGTCTTGAGTCGAGGGGGCTCGGTGTCGGGAACCCTCACGGACGCCCAGGGCATCCCGCTCACCCAGGGCCAGGTGGTGTTGTGGGATCTGGGCGAGACGGGCGGTTGGGAGGAGAGGGAGGAGGTGGACGAAGCGGGGCGCTTCCTGATTCAGGGAATCCGGCCGGGCCGCTACATGCTGGAGGCGCGGGTGCCGTCGGCCAGCGTGGAGCGCTCGACCGCGCACCCCGTCGAGGTGAAGGAGGAGGAGCAGGTGGAGGTCTCCCTTCGGCTCGAGACGGGGTGGACCCTGTCCGGGGTGGTCGTGGATGGCACGGGACGACCCGTCGAAGGAGCCACCCTCCAGGCGAGCCCGTCCTCGTTGCCCCCCTGGCGTCAGGACGAGGAGTACATCCAGATCTCGAGCGACGACGCACCAGCGGCCGTGCGCTCGGGTCCCGATGGACGCTTCACCCTGCGCTACCTCGTGGAGGACGCGTACGACGTGTCCGTCAGCAAGGAAGGCCACCGGCCGCCAGGTGAAGCCACCCGCGTGAACGCGGGAACGCCGGAGGTCCGCTTCGTCCTAGAGCGTCTGGGGCACATCCGCGGGAGGCTCGTCGATCCGACGGGCGCCCCCATCACCCGCTTCGAGGTGAACGGCGAGTCCCGGAGGGATCTGGGGGGCGCCTTCGCCGTGCCCTTCACCGAGTCCGGTATCCAGACGCTCACTCTCACCGCCTCGGGAATGGCGCCGGTGCGGCGCCCGGTGCCGGTGACCGAGGGCCTCGACGTGGACCTAGGCGAGCTCCGGATGGGTCCGGGCCGGAGGGTGAGGGGCCGGATCCTGGACGCCGAGACGTCCGAGCCCGTGAGTGCGAGCCTCCGGTTCACCGACGCGACCCTGGAATCCACCAAGCCCACCGCGGGTGTCTGGGAGTCCGTCGAGGTGAAGGAGGATGGCACCTTCGAGCTGCCCCATGTGGAGGCCCGGCCCCTCACGCTTCTGGTGGAGGATGAAGGGCACTGGCCGCGGCGCCTGACCCTGGATGCCCGGACGGAGGAGGTGACCGTGCGGCTGGAGGCGGGGGCTCGGATCGAGGTGCGCGTGAGCGACGCCCGGGGCGGCCTCGTGGGAGCCGATCTCGACTTCGAGCGGGACGAGGGTGGAGGCAGGGGCATCTACGCCCCGGAAGGAACCTACGTCCTGACAGGCCTGGAGCCGGGCAACTACACGGTGAGGCTGCGTCCGCTCGAGGAAGGCACCGACCCCCTCTTCTTCCGCCCGCGACGAGTGCAGGTGCCCGCCAGCGGCCGGGTGTCCCTCTCCTTCGAGGGAGAGCAGGGCGGAGCCACCGTGAGGGTGAGGGTGAAGGACGAGGAGGACATCCGCAGCGTGTGGATCCGGCCCGGCGGTGCTCCGCCCATCACGAAGGACTTCGACCTGGAGCGGGCGCTCAGTGGGGGTCTGACCGGCAGCGGGGAAGGGGAGTCGGACGAGTGGTGGGTGCTCCGCCATGTCCCTCCGGGCCGTGCCACGCTCCTCATCCTGGCGGATGCGGACGGGCCACCGTTCCACCTCGAGGAGCTGGAGATTCCCTCCGAGGGCACCGTGACCCGAGAGGTGCGCCCCGTCTGGCGGGAGGGCGACGGCGAAGAAGACTGA
- a CDS encoding fibronectin type III domain-containing protein, which yields MAALMTSLIPAMASAADRGAWAAYINYVVGDSVTYGGKAYDCRQAHQSLPGWEPPNVPALWLEKTGGTVDVQAPSAPTGLTSTSKTSNSVSLTWTASTDNVGVTGYEVFIGAGTTAAATATGTSVTVTGLSANMTYTFTVKARDAAGNRSAASSAYSVTTDPQSNDTQAPTAPTSLRSTGTTSNSVSLTWTASTDNVAVTGYEVFTNGGTTVAATASGTSATVTGLAASTTYSFTVKAKDAAGNRSAASTAVSVKTLDAPSSDIPSKILVGYWHNFDNGSGFIRLRNVSPKWDVINVSFAEPTNGSTGGTIGFTPYNSTEADFKADVAYLKSQGKKVLISIGGANGQVRLETTAARDAFVSSMNAIIDKYGFDGMDIDFEGHSLSLNAGDGDLKNPTTPVVKNLISAIRSIHDRVGPKFVLTMAPETFFVQLGYAFYGGTCSGCDNRAGAYLPVLYAVRDILDWLQVQDYNSGPITGLDDQYHTMGNADFHVAMTDMLLTGFPVAKNPNNFFPALRPDQVVIGLPANVNAGGGYTPPAEVQKAVDALVKGIPIGSYSVRSNPANNKSFRGLMSWSVNWDAFANFEFTNSHRPYLDSLK from the coding sequence ATGGCCGCGCTGATGACGAGCCTGATTCCCGCCATGGCCTCCGCCGCCGATCGCGGCGCCTGGGCGGCGTACATCAACTACGTCGTCGGCGATTCCGTCACCTATGGAGGCAAGGCGTACGACTGCCGTCAGGCACATCAGTCGCTGCCCGGGTGGGAGCCGCCCAATGTTCCGGCCCTGTGGTTGGAGAAGACCGGCGGCACCGTGGACGTCCAGGCGCCTTCCGCTCCGACGGGGCTGACCTCCACGAGCAAGACGTCCAACAGCGTCTCGCTGACCTGGACGGCGTCGACGGACAACGTGGGCGTCACCGGCTACGAGGTGTTCATCGGCGCCGGGACGACCGCGGCGGCGACGGCCACCGGGACGAGCGTCACGGTGACGGGCCTGTCGGCGAACATGACGTACACCTTCACGGTGAAGGCGAGGGATGCGGCGGGCAATCGGTCCGCGGCCAGCAGCGCGTACAGCGTGACGACCGACCCGCAGAGCAACGACACCCAGGCGCCGACCGCTCCGACGTCCCTGCGCTCGACGGGGACGACCAGCAACAGCGTCTCGCTGACCTGGACGGCCTCGACGGACAACGTGGCCGTCACCGGCTACGAGGTGTTCACCAACGGCGGGACGACCGTGGCGGCGACGGCCAGCGGCACGAGCGCGACGGTGACGGGCCTGGCCGCGAGCACGACGTACAGCTTCACGGTGAAGGCGAAGGACGCGGCGGGCAACCGGTCCGCGGCCAGCACCGCGGTGAGCGTGAAGACGCTGGATGCTCCCTCGAGCGACATCCCGAGCAAGATCCTCGTCGGCTACTGGCACAACTTCGACAACGGCTCGGGCTTCATCCGCCTGCGCAACGTGTCGCCCAAGTGGGATGTGATCAACGTCTCCTTCGCCGAGCCGACGAATGGCTCCACGGGCGGGACGATCGGCTTCACGCCGTACAACTCCACCGAGGCGGACTTCAAGGCGGACGTGGCCTACCTGAAGAGCCAGGGCAAGAAGGTGCTGATCTCCATCGGCGGCGCCAACGGCCAGGTCCGTCTGGAGACCACGGCGGCCCGGGATGCGTTCGTGAGCTCGATGAACGCCATCATCGACAAGTACGGGTTCGACGGAATGGACATCGACTTCGAGGGCCACTCCCTGTCGCTCAACGCCGGGGATGGGGACCTCAAGAATCCGACGACCCCCGTCGTCAAGAACCTGATCTCCGCCATCCGCTCCATCCATGACCGCGTGGGCCCGAAGTTCGTGCTCACGATGGCGCCGGAAACCTTCTTCGTGCAGCTCGGCTATGCGTTCTACGGCGGGACCTGCTCCGGGTGTGACAACCGGGCCGGTGCCTACCTGCCGGTCCTCTACGCCGTCAGGGACATCCTCGACTGGCTGCAGGTCCAGGACTACAACTCCGGACCCATCACGGGACTCGACGACCAGTACCACACCATGGGCAACGCGGACTTCCATGTCGCGATGACGGACATGCTGCTGACCGGCTTCCCCGTGGCGAAGAACCCGAACAACTTCTTCCCCGCGCTCCGTCCGGATCAGGTGGTCATCGGGCTGCCGGCCAACGTCAATGCCGGCGGTGGCTACACGCCTCCCGCCGAGGTGCAGAAGGCCGTGGATGCCCTGGTGAAGGGCATCCCGATCGGCTCCTACTCGGTGCGCAGCAACCCGGCGAACAACAAGAGCTTCCGGGGACTGATGTCCTGGTCGGTAAACTGGGATGCGTTCGCGAACTTCGAGTTCACCAACAGCCACCGGCCCTACCTGGATTCGCTGAAGTAG